From the genome of Thermoflexus sp.:
GCTCCGGGATCCCCCGGCCGGAAGTCGCTACCGTCTGAAGGATCGGCGGCGTCCATCCTTCCCGGGACGGCTCCACGCGCTGGATGGCCATCGCCTGCCCGTGGTGGCGAACCACCGCGGGCTGGCCCAGGGAGAGCATGGATCGCAGGATGTGCAGGGTGGCCGCCGCCCCCTCCCGATCCGCCTTGTTGACCACCAGGATGTCCGCGATCTCCAGGATCCCCGCTTTGATGGCCTGGATATCGTCCCCAAGCCCGGGGGCCTGAACCACAACGACCGTATCCGCGGCCTGGGCGATATCGACCTCGACCTGTCCCGCCCCCACCGTCTCCACCAGGATCCGGTGGAAGCCGACCGCATCCAGCGCCCGGATGATCTCCCGGGTGGCGCGGGCCAGGCCACCCAGGCTGCCCCGCGTGGCCATGCTGCGGATGAAGACCCCCGGATCGCCGGCCACATCCTGCATCCGGACGCGATCCCCCAGCAGGGCCCCGCCTGTAAAAGGGCTGCTGGGGTCCACTGCGACGATCCCCACCGTCTCCCCTCGCTCCCGGTACGCGCGGGTTAAAGCGTTGACCAGCGTGCTCTTCCCGGAGCCCGGAGGGCCGGTGATCCCAATGACATAGGCGTTTCCCGTGAAGGGGAAGAGGCGCGCGCTGAGCTGAACAGCGGCCTCGCCCCCATCTTCCAGCATGGAAATCAATCGCGCCAGCGCCCGGCGATCCCCTGCACGGGCGCGCTCGAAGAGAGCCATGGGATCTCGCGTCAAGGGCCGTCCCCCCATATGGCATCCTCAGGGAAGCGCCGGCTCGCCGGCCGCTTTGAGATCCTCCGGACGGATGCCGAAATGCGCGCAGATGAACTGCACAATGGTCTCGGTGCTGGTGCCCGGTCCGAAAACCTCCCGGATGCCCGCGGCCTTTAGCGCGGGGATATCCTCCTCGGGGATGATCCCCCCGGCGATCACCAGCACATCGTCCAGCCCCCGTTTCCGGAGCTCCTCCACCACCCGGGGGAGCAGCGTCATATGGGCTCCGGAGAGGATCGAGAGGCCCACCACATCCACATCCTCCTGCAACGCCGCCTCGGCGATCATCTCGGGGGTCTGCCGCAGGCCCGTATAGATCACCTCGAACCCGGCATCCCGCAGGGCGCGGGCGATCACCTTGGCGCCCCGATCATGGCCGTCCAGCCCCGGCTTGGCAATGAGCACACGGATTTTACGACCCATAGCCGACCTCGCCGGATGGGATCGATCCAGCGTTCGCCTGGCCTGCTTCATTGATTTTAACCCACTCCGTCCCTGGAGTTTGATTCTCCCATCCTCCTGATCCACCGCCGGGCTCCCCTTCCAGGGGGAGCCCTATCGCTGCTACGCCGCGAGGAAAGGCTCATTTGCGCTGGAGTAAAGAATGCAGGGAATAATCATAGCGATGGGCGCCCTGCAGGGA
Proteins encoded in this window:
- a CDS encoding cobalamin B12-binding domain-containing protein produces the protein MGRKIRVLIAKPGLDGHDRGAKVIARALRDAGFEVIYTGLRQTPEMIAEAALQEDVDVVGLSILSGAHMTLLPRVVEELRKRGLDDVLVIAGGIIPEEDIPALKAAGIREVFGPGTSTETIVQFICAHFGIRPEDLKAAGEPALP
- the meaB gene encoding methylmalonyl Co-A mutase-associated GTPase MeaB yields the protein MGGRPLTRDPMALFERARAGDRRALARLISMLEDGGEAAVQLSARLFPFTGNAYVIGITGPPGSGKSTLVNALTRAYRERGETVGIVAVDPSSPFTGGALLGDRVRMQDVAGDPGVFIRSMATRGSLGGLARATREIIRALDAVGFHRILVETVGAGQVEVDIAQAADTVVVVQAPGLGDDIQAIKAGILEIADILVVNKADREGAAATLHILRSMLSLGQPAVVRHHGQAMAIQRVEPSREGWTPPILQTVATSGRGIPELVEAIERHRAYLEESGEGEARRRRRIAEELAALARERLWARVVRQVGRARLDGLVDQLLRREIDLHTAVERLLEDIR